The uncultured Desulfobulbus sp. genome window below encodes:
- the ftsH gene encoding ATP-dependent zinc metalloprotease FtsH produces the protein MRNPIQWGLWLLTITAIAVFGYNVYLRENTPPQRSYNEFLNDLTQDNINAVHLHGQDLTGTDSAGRSFGTFVPDIAALTPLLVEHKVTITGEPVLPSESSEIFKILLPFVLILGGWLIFSKRSLSSDFSGAGKGSRFTPIKGDRVTFADVAGINEAKEELQEIVEFLKNPEKYSRLGGRIPKGVLLQGSPGTGKTLLAKAIAGEASVSFFSIGGSDFVEMFAGVGASRVRELFTEAKKSTPCLIFIDEIDAIGGRRSGGQSSGSSDEREQTLNALLVEMDGFGSQDTVIMIAATNRPDILDPALLRPGRFDRRITISLPDVKGRLKILQVHARKIVTAPNLDLGAIARSIPGFSGAEIANLVNEAALNAARYDQEMVRAEDFELAKDKIIMGLERRSIVVSEQDRRVTAYHEAGHAIVGLMLDETDPLHKITIIPRGRAMGLTQQVSIDDRMTYSREYLLNRISILMGGRAAESVVFGRLTTGASNDIEHATEIATRLVCEWGMSPAIGPIAYRRSGEGFLGDAAQGKPHSEMIAQSIDTEIKQLIGGCYDQAIDLLKKHNRFLHEFAEALLLYETMDAEQVDIVYRHYLKERELERLLTENGGTHDQANNHHKTEVYP, from the coding sequence ATGAGAAATCCTATTCAATGGGGGCTGTGGCTCTTAACCATCACCGCCATCGCCGTCTTTGGCTACAATGTCTACCTGCGGGAAAACACGCCTCCCCAGCGCTCCTACAATGAATTTTTAAACGATCTGACCCAGGACAACATCAATGCGGTGCACCTGCATGGACAGGACCTGACAGGGACAGACAGCGCCGGGCGTTCCTTTGGCACCTTTGTCCCGGATATTGCCGCCTTAACCCCCCTCTTGGTCGAACATAAGGTAACCATCACCGGGGAACCGGTCCTGCCTTCGGAAAGCTCTGAGATTTTTAAAATCCTCCTGCCCTTTGTGCTCATCCTCGGCGGCTGGCTTATTTTCAGTAAGCGTTCACTCTCCTCCGACTTTTCCGGAGCCGGCAAGGGCTCGCGTTTTACTCCCATCAAAGGGGACCGGGTCACCTTCGCCGATGTCGCCGGGATCAACGAGGCCAAGGAAGAACTGCAGGAAATCGTCGAATTTCTCAAGAATCCAGAAAAATACAGCCGACTTGGCGGGCGAATCCCCAAGGGGGTTCTTCTTCAAGGGTCGCCGGGAACCGGCAAGACTCTGCTCGCTAAAGCCATTGCCGGAGAAGCCTCGGTTTCCTTTTTCTCCATCGGCGGATCTGACTTTGTCGAGATGTTCGCCGGTGTTGGGGCTTCGCGAGTGCGTGAACTCTTCACCGAAGCCAAAAAATCCACCCCCTGCCTGATCTTTATCGATGAAATCGATGCCATTGGTGGCAGACGCTCCGGAGGCCAGTCCTCTGGTTCGAGCGATGAGCGGGAACAGACCCTCAATGCGCTTCTGGTGGAAATGGACGGTTTTGGCTCCCAAGATACCGTCATTATGATAGCGGCCACCAACCGCCCCGATATCCTCGATCCCGCCCTGCTCCGGCCTGGCCGTTTTGACCGCCGTATCACCATCTCTCTGCCCGATGTCAAAGGACGGCTGAAAATTCTCCAGGTTCACGCCCGTAAGATCGTTACCGCTCCCAACCTGGACCTCGGCGCCATTGCTCGCTCCATCCCAGGATTTTCCGGGGCTGAAATCGCCAATCTGGTGAACGAGGCCGCGCTCAACGCCGCCCGCTATGATCAGGAGATGGTGCGCGCTGAAGATTTTGAGCTGGCCAAGGACAAGATCATCATGGGGCTGGAACGACGCTCCATCGTCGTCAGTGAGCAGGATCGCCGAGTCACCGCCTATCACGAGGCCGGACACGCCATTGTCGGCCTGATGCTCGATGAGACCGACCCCCTGCACAAGATCACCATTATCCCTCGAGGCCGTGCCATGGGCCTGACCCAGCAGGTCTCCATCGATGACCGCATGACCTATTCCCGGGAATATCTGCTCAACCGGATCTCCATCCTCATGGGGGGACGCGCGGCCGAATCGGTGGTCTTTGGCCGACTCACCACCGGCGCCTCCAATGATATCGAACACGCCACCGAAATTGCCACCCGCCTTGTCTGTGAATGGGGCATGAGCCCAGCCATCGGCCCCATCGCCTACCGCAGAAGTGGTGAGGGATTCCTGGGAGATGCTGCCCAAGGGAAGCCACACAGCGAGATGATTGCCCAATCCATTGATACCGAAATCAAGCAGTTGATCGGTGGCTGTTATGACCAGGCCATTGATCTTTTAAAGAAGCACAACCGGTTTCTCCATGAATTCGCCGAGGCCCTGCTCCTCTATGAAACCATGGACGCCGAG
- a CDS encoding IS1595 family transposase, translating into MEKTEPQQQQSILQAFDRLFPDEEACIGFLFPLRWPQGFICPFCRTRHPLMEPKRYPVCPHCGNRSSLTTGTLMHGAKKPLRDWLLTIWWFSAAPMDVSAKELQRLLGLSCYQTAWTWLQKLRLAMGQADNVHCKGVVEVICDTVVPAHERNERAQVLTAAEIVLSLNITGRIRMRHIERLNHESLMLFLKDSVQPNSTLLTADQRIVELMPEVGAYNLAPVSPSPSSSQPSRSEELGRSFETCLHTVHRGGVTVKHLQLYLDEFCFRNNASLLPDQQSVFRALLGGVLAESINDYRRIVQSGAPLQGRQAKGRSL; encoded by the coding sequence ATGGAAAAAACAGAGCCACAACAACAGCAATCCATTCTCCAGGCTTTTGATCGCCTCTTCCCCGATGAAGAGGCCTGCATCGGATTTCTTTTTCCGCTCCGCTGGCCCCAGGGGTTTATCTGCCCCTTCTGCCGTACCCGCCATCCTCTGATGGAGCCCAAACGGTATCCGGTCTGTCCCCATTGCGGAAACCGGAGCTCCCTGACCACAGGCACCTTGATGCATGGTGCAAAAAAGCCCCTGCGAGACTGGTTACTGACTATCTGGTGGTTCAGTGCAGCCCCCATGGATGTCAGCGCCAAGGAGTTGCAACGGCTTCTCGGCCTCTCCTGCTATCAGACAGCCTGGACCTGGTTGCAGAAACTGCGTCTGGCCATGGGGCAGGCGGACAATGTGCACTGTAAAGGCGTTGTCGAGGTGATCTGCGATACCGTGGTTCCGGCCCATGAACGCAATGAGCGGGCACAGGTCCTTACGGCAGCGGAAATAGTGCTTTCACTCAACATCACCGGCCGCATTCGTATGCGCCATATTGAACGCCTCAACCACGAATCTCTGATGCTCTTTCTCAAGGATTCGGTGCAGCCCAACTCAACCCTGCTCACGGCTGATCAGCGCATTGTCGAGCTCATGCCCGAGGTCGGCGCCTACAACCTGGCACCGGTGTCCCCTTCGCCCTCTTCCAGCCAGCCAAGCCGGAGTGAAGAACTCGGGCGCAGTTTTGAGACCTGCCTGCACACAGTCCACCGTGGTGGCGTCACCGTCAAACATCTCCAGCTCTATCTTGATGAATTCTGTTTTCGCAACAATGCCTCCCTGCTCCCGGACCAGCAATCCGTGTTCCGCGCGCTCCTGGGTGGTGTCCTTGCGGAATCGATCAACGACTACCGCCGGATTGTTCAGTCAGGAGCTCCCCTGCAGGGACGCCAGGCCAAGGGGAGATCGCTATGA
- a CDS encoding sigma 54-interacting transcriptional regulator, with product MNNEEQNSAILVIDDEESLRNTFQFFLQNQGYGPVHTASTFEEALLAISKQRYDLIISDIVLGGNTGIDILKRVREMGLSCPVVMITGYPTVETASEAVRLGAFDYIPKPVDKEALLKTARIALRQYQLERGQQKAEQERERYRAFLETVFTSVTDAIITLDQNLDIKEVNPAARLLLTELYPGLLDQGTIVPFCSQEDCAALKKEVLRVLKTGQEGSAQLFECRNHEQRKKMLSASVAPLKDGAGGADGAVMVIRDLTVPEKSLSGRRQQFHRFLGSSDAMQSVYTLIENVGRVDLTVLVTGESGTGKELAAEALHQESHRRNRPLVKVDCTAIPESLLESELFGHRKGSFTGADRDRMGRILQADGGTLFLDEIGDISPMMQLRLLRFLQESTFYPVGQDTPIRVDVRVLAATNVDLKEKVRTGEFREDLYFRLRVIDVILPPLRERGDDVLVLADHFIEKIASKVGKQFGGISDQTKQLLLHYHWPGNVRELEHVIERACVLCEGTTLSAEQLPPEIRQPDQPQINMASATTIQPPTAQTVQPVPEQDLSPSERILQALHKSGGNKAKAARILGIDRTTLYRKIRELQLDLSQLDL from the coding sequence ATGAACAACGAAGAACAGAACAGTGCAATTCTGGTCATTGATGATGAGGAAAGCCTGCGCAACACCTTTCAGTTTTTTTTGCAGAATCAGGGCTATGGCCCGGTCCACACCGCCTCGACCTTTGAGGAGGCGCTGCTGGCCATCAGTAAACAACGCTACGATCTGATCATCAGCGATATTGTCCTGGGCGGGAATACCGGTATTGATATTCTCAAACGGGTACGGGAAATGGGGCTCTCCTGCCCGGTGGTGATGATCACCGGCTACCCCACCGTGGAGACTGCCTCCGAGGCGGTTCGCTTGGGGGCCTTTGACTATATACCCAAGCCGGTGGATAAAGAGGCCCTGCTCAAGACCGCCCGAATCGCCCTGCGGCAGTACCAGCTGGAACGGGGGCAACAGAAGGCCGAGCAGGAACGGGAACGCTACCGCGCTTTTTTAGAGACCGTTTTTACCAGCGTGACCGATGCCATTATCACCCTGGACCAGAACCTGGACATCAAAGAGGTCAACCCGGCAGCCAGACTGCTGTTGACGGAGCTCTATCCCGGCCTGCTGGATCAGGGCACCATTGTCCCCTTCTGCAGCCAGGAAGACTGCGCTGCCCTGAAAAAAGAAGTTCTTCGAGTGCTGAAAACCGGCCAGGAGGGCAGTGCCCAACTCTTTGAATGCCGCAACCATGAGCAGCGGAAAAAAATGTTGAGTGCCTCGGTGGCCCCCTTAAAAGATGGTGCGGGTGGGGCCGATGGGGCAGTCATGGTTATACGCGACTTAACCGTGCCGGAAAAATCTCTTTCCGGCAGGCGCCAGCAGTTTCACCGATTTCTGGGCAGCAGTGATGCCATGCAGTCGGTTTACACTCTGATTGAAAATGTGGGCCGGGTCGACCTCACAGTACTGGTAACTGGAGAATCCGGCACCGGCAAGGAACTTGCGGCTGAGGCTCTCCACCAGGAAAGTCATCGCCGCAATCGCCCCCTGGTCAAGGTGGACTGCACGGCCATTCCAGAATCGCTTTTAGAGAGTGAGCTTTTTGGCCACCGAAAGGGATCCTTTACCGGGGCCGATCGGGATCGCATGGGCCGCATCCTCCAGGCAGACGGTGGCACCCTCTTTCTTGATGAGATCGGGGATATTTCTCCGATGATGCAGCTGCGCCTGCTCCGTTTTCTCCAGGAATCCACCTTTTACCCCGTGGGCCAGGACACCCCCATCCGCGTGGATGTTCGGGTGTTAGCCGCCACCAATGTTGATCTAAAAGAAAAGGTTCGGACCGGTGAATTCCGAGAAGATCTCTACTTTCGACTGCGGGTCATTGATGTCATCCTGCCTCCCTTACGTGAACGCGGTGATGACGTGTTGGTGCTGGCCGACCACTTTATCGAAAAGATTGCCAGCAAGGTAGGCAAGCAGTTTGGGGGCATCTCTGATCAGACCAAGCAATTGCTGCTGCACTACCATTGGCCGGGAAACGTCCGTGAACTTGAACATGTTATAGAGCGGGCCTGCGTGCTCTGCGAAGGGACCACCCTGTCGGCCGAACAGCTGCCACCGGAAATTCGCCAGCCCGACCAGCCCCAGATCAATATGGCCTCGGCCACAACCATACAACCACCCACAGCTCAAACCGTACAGCCGGTCCCGGAACAGGATCTCTCCCCTAGTGAACGTATCCTTCAGGCCCTGCACAAGTCCGGTGGCAACAAGGCAAAGGCCGCTCGGATCCTGGGGATTGATCGCACCACCCTCTATCGTAAAATACGAGAACTCCAGCTCGACCTCTCCCAGCTCGACCTGTAG
- a CDS encoding PAS domain-containing protein, whose protein sequence is MPEQTKFIGQLAVLFIVTAILLLLMDRQMLVGPEDLVQWPFALLSLVLMVALFVVVAYLTNGRMRELITAQEQLDTQLAEINQELSQTKNDMEERVERRTFEISVANASLNREIAERMQAESEARRIKRQMELILEFAGEGIFGLDVEGKVTFVNKAASKMLGWDPDDLVGQAHHALIHHTRADGSPFPVAECPIHQAYRDGKIHFGDDEVFWKRDGSSFQVEYISTPILENRQLIGAVVVFRDLVAFRKPLTQGLSEGGAA, encoded by the coding sequence ATGCCAGAACAGACAAAATTTATCGGCCAACTGGCTGTTCTTTTTATCGTTACAGCCATTTTACTGCTGCTGATGGACCGCCAGATGCTGGTGGGCCCGGAAGACCTGGTGCAGTGGCCCTTTGCCCTGCTTTCCCTGGTGTTGATGGTTGCGCTCTTTGTGGTGGTCGCCTACCTCACCAACGGCCGCATGCGGGAGCTGATCACCGCCCAGGAACAGCTCGATACCCAGCTTGCGGAGATCAATCAGGAGCTCTCCCAGACCAAAAACGATATGGAAGAACGGGTTGAACGGCGCACCTTTGAAATTTCCGTGGCAAACGCCTCCCTGAACCGGGAAATTGCCGAACGTATGCAGGCCGAATCCGAAGCACGCCGCATCAAACGGCAGATGGAGCTGATTCTGGAATTTGCTGGTGAGGGTATCTTTGGCCTGGATGTGGAAGGCAAGGTCACCTTTGTCAACAAAGCGGCCTCAAAAATGCTGGGCTGGGATCCCGACGATCTGGTGGGCCAGGCGCATCACGCCCTGATTCACCATACCCGTGCCGATGGCTCCCCCTTTCCGGTGGCGGAGTGCCCCATACACCAGGCCTACCGGGACGGAAAAATCCATTTTGGTGACGATGAGGTATTCTGGAAACGGGATGGATCCAGCTTTCAGGTGGAATACATCAGCACCCCTATTCTCGAAAATCGTCAGTTGATCGGGGCCGTGGTGGTCTTTCGGGATCTGGTTGCTTTTCGTAAACCGCTCACCCAGGGGCTCAGTGAGGGAGGGGCAGCATGA
- a CDS encoding PAS domain S-box protein codes for MDKEAKRIALYVQRYKLLREIGELQVEPMANETAFLTRCCSLLLQDPEYCLIWVGREEKGAITPLTTVVQEGLPTHQCQELVRQLVQEDSHTIMAAKALASGHPKSTRLDPRQKTDLPSLDALSHLTGSRSCGSWPLEHDNNRYGVLTIHSIREQGFTGIELDFIANVVATISRALYLRHTSRHLRMEQDFNCEIVQTVQALLVSLSHCGEILSFNPTAEAVTGYTEAEVKGRFWVDVLISPENRAESQNEFSRVLKDNQGEMNFQAELETREGSRRIIEWHGSVRPDIEQGRVGLVLFGIDITGRMAADQALNHALAKWENIFASVQDPALIVSEQGTILDVNPATVAAARRTREEIIGRGVCDILHGGRRPGAICPLELLLTEKKSRIFETELRGLGGNYLLTVSPLKQNEGNYGAALLLARDLTEEQQMKAEAVRAAQLASIGELAAGVAHEINNPINGIINYAQILIDANEITENNHFLHNIIKEGRRIAGITKNLLDFSRKREESPEIVQLPELMRRCIELIEHQYQINGIALSEDYAQGLPPMYCNPQHLQQVFLNVFSNARYALNERYPTMHVDKRITIQGKSHEIDGTRYVRVTLTDYGTGIEHDLMDRLMDPFFSTKSKGEGTGLGLSISHSLIRENKGHLRIKSEWGKWTTVIIDLPAAERSAT; via the coding sequence ATGGATAAAGAAGCCAAACGCATAGCGCTTTATGTCCAGCGCTACAAGCTACTGCGGGAGATCGGCGAGCTCCAGGTCGAACCCATGGCCAATGAAACTGCCTTCCTGACCCGCTGTTGCAGCCTGCTGCTCCAGGACCCGGAATACTGCCTGATCTGGGTGGGTCGCGAAGAAAAAGGAGCGATCACACCGCTCACCACCGTGGTCCAGGAGGGGCTCCCTACCCACCAGTGTCAGGAACTGGTCCGCCAGCTGGTCCAGGAAGACTCGCACACAATCATGGCGGCTAAGGCTCTTGCCAGCGGCCATCCTAAAAGCACCCGACTTGATCCCAGACAAAAGACAGACCTGCCCTCACTGGATGCCCTGAGTCATCTCACCGGAAGCCGTTCCTGTGGTTCCTGGCCCCTTGAGCACGATAACAACAGATATGGCGTGCTCACCATTCACTCCATACGTGAACAGGGGTTTACCGGGATTGAACTCGACTTCATCGCCAATGTGGTGGCCACCATCTCCCGCGCTCTCTACCTGCGCCACACCAGCCGTCACCTGCGCATGGAGCAGGACTTCAACTGCGAAATTGTCCAGACGGTGCAGGCACTTCTGGTCTCACTTTCCCACTGTGGAGAAATCCTCTCCTTTAACCCCACCGCCGAAGCGGTCACCGGCTACACCGAGGCCGAGGTGAAGGGCCGCTTCTGGGTGGATGTCCTCATTAGCCCGGAAAACCGCGCTGAAAGTCAAAATGAATTTTCCCGGGTCCTGAAAGATAATCAGGGAGAAATGAATTTTCAGGCGGAACTGGAGACCAGAGAAGGCAGTAGACGAATCATTGAATGGCACGGTTCGGTCCGCCCGGATATCGAGCAGGGCCGTGTCGGCCTGGTGCTGTTCGGCATAGATATTACCGGACGCATGGCGGCGGACCAAGCCTTGAATCACGCCCTGGCCAAATGGGAAAACATCTTTGCCTCGGTCCAGGATCCGGCCCTGATCGTCTCAGAACAGGGAACCATCCTGGACGTCAATCCCGCCACCGTGGCAGCAGCCCGCAGGACTCGAGAGGAGATTATTGGACGAGGGGTCTGCGACATTCTCCATGGAGGGAGAAGGCCAGGTGCTATCTGCCCATTGGAACTTTTGCTCACAGAAAAAAAAAGCCGCATCTTTGAAACAGAACTGCGTGGCCTGGGCGGCAACTATCTGCTCACGGTCAGCCCGCTCAAGCAAAACGAGGGCAACTACGGTGCAGCCCTTCTGTTGGCCCGCGACCTCACCGAAGAGCAGCAGATGAAGGCCGAGGCGGTCCGGGCCGCGCAGCTGGCCTCCATTGGTGAGCTGGCCGCCGGTGTGGCCCACGAGATCAACAATCCGATTAACGGTATCATCAACTACGCTCAGATCCTGATCGATGCCAACGAGATCACGGAAAACAACCATTTTCTCCACAACATCATCAAGGAAGGGCGACGTATCGCAGGGATTACCAAAAACCTGCTTGATTTCTCACGCAAGCGCGAAGAGTCACCGGAGATCGTGCAGCTGCCTGAGTTGATGCGCCGTTGCATCGAGCTGATCGAACATCAATATCAGATCAACGGCATTGCCCTGAGCGAAGACTACGCCCAAGGGCTGCCCCCAATGTACTGTAACCCTCAACATCTCCAACAAGTTTTTCTCAATGTTTTCAGCAATGCCCGCTATGCACTCAACGAACGTTATCCCACTATGCATGTGGACAAGCGTATTACCATTCAGGGAAAGTCCCACGAAATTGACGGAACACGTTATGTCCGCGTTACCCTCACCGATTATGGCACCGGTATTGAGCATGACCTGATGGATCGGCTCATGGATCCCTTCTTTTCAACCAAATCAAAGGGAGAAGGAACCGGCCTGGGGCTGAGCATCAGTCACAGTCTGATTCGGGAGAACAAAGGTCACCTGCGCATCAAGAGTGAATGGGGCAAGTGGACCACGGTTATCATCGATCTGCCTGCGGCAGAAAGGAGCGCGACATAA
- a CDS encoding ADP-ribosylglycohydrolase family protein: MQEIGWRDRAQGALMGAFIGDALALGPHWYYNLEELHQDYGDWITDYTDPKPGRYHEGLKAGQLSQSGYILKLMIESLVAHGEYDHGDFCLHLEEKLFAQLDGSPYSGPGGYTSQSIRETWRKRELGGVSWEQTGGKADTTEAIERILALAVRYARYPAELAQNVVENTLLTQNDEMLVAMTVAYGAVLGRLVCGDPFDEHISATLMEQVKKGELPFHTVTQGNLQPPKPGKAEMTRAGQFSSPDALLTPSFIARAAKDPDISIEPAWKVSLLYGMPCAIYHILPASYYLAVRFHDDFESGVLHAVNGGGQNQARAILTGALCGAQVGINNIPRRFIEGLEEGSRLMQLTAGLAEQSESE; this comes from the coding sequence ATGCAAGAGATAGGTTGGAGAGATCGAGCTCAGGGAGCGTTGATGGGGGCTTTTATTGGTGATGCCCTGGCTCTTGGGCCGCACTGGTACTATAACCTGGAAGAGCTCCATCAGGATTATGGCGATTGGATAACGGATTACACCGACCCGAAGCCTGGGCGTTATCATGAAGGCTTGAAAGCGGGCCAGCTTTCTCAGTCCGGATATATCCTCAAGCTGATGATAGAATCCCTGGTCGCCCATGGGGAGTATGATCACGGCGATTTCTGTCTGCATCTTGAAGAGAAACTCTTTGCGCAGCTCGATGGAAGCCCGTATTCCGGTCCCGGAGGCTATACCAGTCAGTCCATTCGGGAAACCTGGCGCAAGCGTGAGCTGGGGGGCGTGAGCTGGGAGCAGACCGGGGGCAAGGCGGATACCACCGAGGCCATTGAGCGCATTCTTGCTCTGGCGGTTCGGTATGCCAGGTATCCGGCCGAGTTGGCCCAGAATGTGGTCGAAAATACCCTGCTGACCCAGAACGATGAGATGCTGGTGGCCATGACCGTTGCCTATGGGGCGGTCCTGGGGCGACTGGTTTGCGGAGATCCCTTTGATGAGCATATCTCAGCTACCTTGATGGAGCAGGTGAAAAAGGGTGAACTCCCCTTTCACACAGTGACCCAGGGCAATCTGCAACCGCCCAAACCGGGAAAAGCTGAGATGACCCGCGCCGGCCAATTCTCTTCTCCCGATGCACTGTTGACCCCCTCATTCATTGCCCGGGCGGCCAAAGATCCCGACATCTCCATCGAACCGGCCTGGAAGGTTTCCCTGCTCTATGGCATGCCCTGCGCGATTTATCATATTCTCCCCGCATCCTATTATCTGGCAGTCCGTTTTCATGATGATTTCGAATCAGGTGTGCTCCACGCCGTCAATGGCGGTGGGCAGAATCAGGCCCGGGCAATTCTCACCGGCGCCCTCTGCGGAGCCCAGGTGGGGATCAACAATATTCCTCGACGATTTATCGAGGGCTTGGAGGAAGGTAGTCGTCTGATGCAACTCACTGCTGGCTTGGCTGAGCAGTCTGAATCTGAATAA
- a CDS encoding HD domain-containing protein, which translates to MRESLEERYPVPAGGNSLVWSQDRYIKAWNFACNAHQGQLLPGSNLAYVNHLGLVAMEVMAAIAQQERIASPDLLVGCALLHDTIEDTSVSYDELLREFGVEIAQGVAALSKNPEVGEKRAQMEESLQRIQQQPPEVWMVKLADRITNLQPPPAHWQLKQMQSYREEAILIARTLGAANPYLCNRLWEKIDLYKFFMNETRS; encoded by the coding sequence ATGCGTGAGTCGTTAGAGGAGCGGTATCCTGTACCTGCCGGAGGAAACAGTCTGGTCTGGAGTCAGGACCGGTACATCAAGGCCTGGAATTTTGCCTGCAATGCCCACCAGGGGCAGTTGCTGCCGGGGAGTAACCTTGCCTATGTCAACCATCTGGGGCTTGTGGCCATGGAGGTTATGGCCGCCATTGCCCAACAGGAGAGGATTGCTTCGCCTGATCTCCTGGTAGGCTGTGCCCTGTTGCATGATACCATCGAAGACACCTCAGTGAGCTATGATGAACTGCTGCGTGAGTTTGGAGTGGAAATAGCTCAGGGTGTGGCGGCGCTTTCCAAAAATCCAGAAGTTGGGGAAAAGAGGGCGCAGATGGAAGAGAGCCTGCAGCGGATTCAACAGCAGCCACCGGAAGTATGGATGGTTAAACTGGCCGACCGGATCACCAATCTTCAGCCTCCCCCCGCCCACTGGCAGCTCAAGCAAATGCAATCCTACAGGGAGGAGGCCATTCTGATAGCCCGGACCCTTGGGGCAGCAAACCCGTATCTCTGTAACCGGCTTTGGGAGAAGATTGATCTCTACAAATTTTTTATGAACGAGACCAGATCCTGA
- a CDS encoding NYN domain-containing protein — protein MFRDDAMQKDRKIALLIDCDNASHQAVDGVLNELAKYGVTNIRRAYGNWKTPHLKGWEDQLHPFAIQPMQQFAYTQGKNATDAAMIIDAMDLLYTQQLDAFALMTSDSDFTPLVMRLLTSGLTVYGFGEKKTPSPFVNACSQFIYTENLLAADDHDDAEENGGQLHKKSRNELRGDAALVKLLRNAAEQTAGEDGWSNLGPVGQYISNTASFSPINYGYRKLSELIRASELFHVEMRNNNKVMYIKDCRKN, from the coding sequence ATGTTCCGGGATGATGCCATGCAAAAGGACCGCAAAATCGCCTTACTGATCGATTGTGACAATGCCAGCCATCAGGCCGTTGATGGTGTGCTCAACGAGTTGGCCAAGTATGGCGTCACCAATATTCGGCGGGCCTACGGCAATTGGAAGACCCCACATCTCAAAGGCTGGGAAGACCAACTCCATCCCTTTGCCATTCAGCCCATGCAGCAGTTCGCCTACACCCAAGGTAAAAATGCCACAGATGCGGCCATGATCATCGATGCCATGGATCTGCTCTACACCCAGCAACTCGATGCCTTTGCCCTGATGACCAGTGACAGTGATTTTACTCCCCTGGTCATGCGTCTTTTGACCAGTGGACTCACTGTCTATGGTTTTGGGGAAAAGAAAACCCCCTCACCCTTTGTCAATGCCTGTTCCCAGTTCATCTATACCGAAAACCTGCTTGCCGCGGACGACCATGACGACGCGGAGGAAAACGGCGGGCAGCTGCACAAAAAGTCGCGCAACGAACTTCGCGGTGATGCTGCCCTGGTGAAACTGTTGCGCAATGCCGCCGAGCAGACCGCCGGTGAGGATGGCTGGTCCAATCTGGGGCCGGTGGGGCAGTACATCTCCAATACGGCCTCTTTCTCTCCCATCAATTACGGTTATAGAAAACTCAGTGAGCTGATTCGAGCAAGCGAACTGTTCCATGTGGAGATGCGCAACAATAACAAGGTGATGTATATAAAAGACTGCCGTAAAAACTAG
- a CDS encoding response regulator transcription factor: MPLSTSKTILIAEDDANTAKLVQTYMEREGFSTRIAAGGLQAVQLFEREPFCFVILDIMLPGLDGWEICRRIRKKSDVPILMLTAREEEIDRIMGLSIGADDYVVKPFSPRELVERVKAILRRVQPREVEFPEILRHGPLLLDDSKHKFSLAGKAIELTASEYKLLLTLMRSPGRVFSREELLHRFYEDGESVIERVIDVHIGKLRQKIEANPAKPEFILTVRGFGYRFAE, encoded by the coding sequence ATGCCTTTGAGCACCAGCAAGACAATTCTTATCGCCGAAGACGATGCCAATACCGCCAAACTCGTGCAGACCTATATGGAGCGCGAGGGGTTTTCCACCCGCATTGCAGCAGGTGGCCTTCAGGCCGTGCAGCTTTTTGAGCGGGAACCTTTTTGTTTTGTCATTTTAGACATCATGCTCCCTGGCCTGGATGGCTGGGAGATCTGTCGCCGGATTCGCAAGAAATCAGATGTGCCCATCTTGATGCTCACGGCACGGGAGGAAGAGATCGATCGGATCATGGGGCTTTCCATCGGGGCTGATGACTATGTGGTGAAACCTTTCAGTCCCCGGGAATTGGTCGAACGGGTCAAGGCGATTTTGCGCAGGGTCCAGCCCCGGGAGGTGGAGTTTCCTGAAATTTTGCGCCATGGTCCGTTGCTGCTGGATGACAGCAAGCACAAATTCAGCCTTGCAGGCAAGGCGATTGAACTTACTGCCAGCGAGTACAAGCTGCTCCTCACTCTCATGCGGTCACCGGGCCGTGTCTTTTCTCGGGAAGAACTGCTGCATCGATTTTATGAGGATGGAGAGAGCGTGATCGAACGGGTGATCGATGTGCATATCGGTAAGCTGCGCCAGAAGATCGAGGCCAACCCGGCCAAGCCAGAGTTCATTCTCACGGTGCGCGGTTTTGGCTACCGTTTTGCCGAGTAG